The Caenorhabditis elegans chromosome I genome includes the window TAATTCTCTCTTCTCAGTAAGACCTAAACCTAAAAGCTATagctttctcttttttatacATTTCCTTTCAACTAATAATTTATCATTCTCAAAGAATGGAATATTGGAAACTGCGTTAATTGCCTAATAAAGAACGCCATCAATAACAGATTCCGCACCCAAACAATTAGTGAAAGCTCCACCCATTTCTGTCCTTTTTCCGTTTACTTCAGttctcaaatgttttgaaaaaagttttcaaaacaaaacagttCATATTGCATTCATGAATTCCCATCGGCGCCACTCAATTTCGCAATTTGCGCAGTGAGAGTTTCCGTGAAAAGTTATATTTCGAGAATTTCGCAAtactcttttctttttatgTATTTCTCAGCCACAAAGAGCATGTCCTACTGATGATTTATCCGGTGTAAGAGAGGTCGAAATACGCGATTGAAAAGAGGAAGAGagaagtttttttctcatttcattaAAGAACGCCGTTTGCCCTATCTCTCTTCACTTTCTCACCCGTTTCCTGCTAGTTCAAAACTTCACTAATCACCGTCCGAATCTCTTTGGCTCGTTATGCTTTTCAACTGACGGACGGCGCAATTAGGGAACAACGTTGGCGTTGCGCGAAGAATGAATAGATAATAATCTTGGCTCTCGCCCCATTGTGCTCTTTCTACTCCACACTCAGCTTCTGCCAATTCCTTCCGACACATGGGCTTTTATACTTCTTCTTCCTCAAATTGCTAAACAAAGTCAGAAATCGAGTGCAGATATTGCCGCCACGTGATTCTCTTAATTCTCTTATGCTCGATAGAGCTCCAcctatttttgatttatgcTCTCCTCTCACGCAGTTTTCTCAACTCTCTTTGAATATTTCCATGTTTCCATGGTTGCCATCGAGTGCTCATTCTTTTCCGGTCGTTATTCCTATTTTCACTATACAAACaccttttatttttcagaaaatcatgGCCGCTGCTGCTGGATTCAACTGGGATGATGCTGATGTGAAGAAAAGGtaaattatttggattttaaattataaactttGCAAGAAGTCCAGTAGTTTAccgatttcaattttggtaaccagaaaaaaattaacaaaacattgtttttcacACAGTTTCGAGTTAGAATTTCGCATCAAAaccttttaattttctagatgGGACGCGTTCACCAAATTCGGAGCTGCTACCGCCACCGAAATGACTGGAAAGAACTTCGACAAGTGGCTTAAGGATGCTGGTGTCCTCGACAACAAAGCCATCACCGGGACAATGACCGGAATCGCTTTCAGCAAAGTTACTGGGTGGGTTGAACTTTACTGTCTGCATCgaattaactaaaaaatttattatagaCCTAAAAAGAAGGCCACTTTCGACGAAACGAAGAAAGTGCTGGCATTTGTCGCCGAGGATCGCGCGAGACAAAGTAAGAAGCCGATTCAGGACGAACTGGACGCAATCACAGAGAAATTGGCCAAATTGGAAGCGCCGAGTGTTGGAGGTGCGGCGAAGGCCAATGCGGCCGGCGTTTACAGCCGTCTCACCGATCACACAAAGTATACTGGAGCCCATAAAGAAAGATTCGATGCCGAAGGAAAAGGTATTTGTAGAAAATGAATTCACGAAAGAAATATGTAATTTCAGGAAAAGGAAAATCAGGACGTGCGGATACAACAGAAAATACTGGATATGTTGGAGCTTACAAGAATAAAGATTCCTACGATAAAACACATGGAAAGTAATCAAAGATCTCTCTATGGACCAAATAAATgcacttctttttcttttcgttttgtCTATATTCTCGAATGTATAATTCCCAGTAATATCTTtgtattaataaatttatttatttaactttttttaatctaaaattcaaaagcaaataatttcagtaattttttgaattaaattaattcCACTTTCTAGTTTTTAGAGATGATAAAGTAGTTTGAAGTT containing:
- the tppp-1 gene encoding Tubulin polymerization-promoting protein homolog (Confirmed by transcript evidence), which encodes MAAAAGFNWDDADVKKRWDAFTKFGAATATEMTGKNFDKWLKDAGVLDNKAITGTMTGIAFSKVTGPKKKATFDETKKVLAFVAEDRARQSKKPIQDELDAITEKLAKLEAPSVGGAAKANAAGVYSRLTDHTKYTGAHKERFDAEGKGKGKSGRADTTENTGYVGAYKNKDSYDKTHGK